The following proteins come from a genomic window of Synechococcus sp. NB0720_010:
- the larE gene encoding ATP-dependent sacrificial sulfur transferase LarE, producing the protein MKPGHPIVEQLEPPLVEALGALRQRIASLPAAIVAYSGGVDSALVAAIAAEQLGDRALAVTGISPALAPHLRAEAQQQAAWMGIQQQELPTAELNDPAYSSNPENRCYACKRELHSVIAELVGQLDEQWRGASVLDGVNRDDLGDHRPGIEAARERGVSSPLAELQIDKAGVRALSRALGFPWWDKPAQPCLASRFPYGEGINAERLQRVGAAEAWLRQSGFQELRVRSQGETARIEVPPSALQRLVEEPTRTAVVEALLGLGFSAVSLDLEGLVSGKLNRALKR; encoded by the coding sequence TTGAAGCCAGGGCACCCCATCGTTGAACAACTGGAGCCTCCCTTGGTGGAGGCCCTCGGGGCCCTGCGGCAGCGCATTGCGTCGCTTCCGGCGGCCATCGTCGCCTACTCCGGCGGAGTCGACAGTGCCTTGGTGGCCGCCATCGCAGCTGAACAGCTGGGCGATCGCGCCCTGGCGGTCACCGGCATCTCACCGGCCTTGGCGCCCCACCTCCGAGCAGAAGCGCAGCAGCAGGCGGCCTGGATGGGCATCCAGCAGCAGGAACTGCCCACGGCCGAGTTGAACGATCCGGCCTACAGCAGCAACCCAGAGAACCGCTGCTACGCCTGCAAGCGGGAACTCCACAGCGTGATCGCTGAACTGGTCGGCCAACTCGACGAGCAATGGCGCGGTGCCAGCGTTCTCGATGGCGTGAACCGCGACGACCTCGGCGACCATCGCCCCGGCATCGAAGCGGCGCGGGAGCGGGGGGTCTCATCGCCCCTGGCGGAACTGCAGATCGACAAAGCCGGGGTGCGTGCCCTCTCGCGGGCCCTGGGATTCCCCTGGTGGGACAAGCCCGCTCAACCCTGCCTGGCCTCACGTTTTCCCTACGGCGAAGGCATCAACGCTGAGCGACTGCAGCGGGTGGGGGCCGCCGAAGCCTGGCTGCGGCAGAGCGGATTTCAGGAACTGCGGGTGCGCAGCCAGGGGGAAACGGCCCGCATCGAGGTGCCCCCCTCAGCCCTGCAACGCCTGGTGGAGGAGCCCACCCGCACTGCCGTTGTGGAGGCCCTGCTGGGCCTGGGCTTCAGCGCCGTCAGCCTGGATCTTGAGGGCTTGGTGAGCGGAAAGCTCAACCGGGCCCTCAAGCGCTGA
- the crtD gene encoding C-3',4' desaturase CrtD, whose amino-acid sequence MGKSCDVAVVGGGIAGLTAAALLAAEGLQVELLEAHSQTGGCAGTFRRGPYVFDVGATQVAGFEPGGIHQRLMAHFGVPLPEATPLNPGCSVQLSTAEEPVHLWRDPERWRQERERQFPGSERFWALCALLHSSNWAFAARDPVLPPRTLWDLRQLLGALGAGTLASGLFTTATVADLLVLSGCAGDARLRRFLDLQLRLYSQEPADQTAALYGATVLAMAQEPLGLWHLHGSMQQLCQALEQVLEARGGSLRLRHRLSQMRPGGSGWQLSGEGPGQKPFALEAADVVCALPPQTLPALLGASLPAAYGRRIAGFPDPSGALVLYAAVDRDRLPKGLGLHAQLDWQDPGSVFLSFSAEGDGRAPAGQATLIASVFTPAKPWFDLPEPEYQRKKQQAMAGIQAALEAFLGLRLEDYRHAELATPRGFAGWTGRPFGFVGGLGQHPSRFGPFGLASRTPLAGLWLCGDAIYPGEGTAGVSLSALMACRQLLQSKGRSLVLSS is encoded by the coding sequence ATGGGCAAATCCTGTGATGTTGCAGTCGTTGGAGGGGGCATTGCCGGCCTGACCGCAGCCGCACTGCTGGCCGCAGAAGGCCTGCAGGTGGAGTTGCTGGAGGCCCACAGCCAGACCGGTGGCTGCGCTGGAACCTTTCGCCGTGGTCCCTACGTCTTTGATGTGGGGGCGACCCAGGTGGCGGGGTTTGAGCCGGGGGGGATCCATCAGCGGCTGATGGCCCATTTCGGTGTCCCTCTACCCGAGGCCACTCCCTTGAATCCCGGCTGCAGCGTGCAGCTCAGCACCGCTGAGGAACCGGTGCACCTCTGGCGGGATCCCGAGCGTTGGCGCCAGGAGCGCGAGCGCCAGTTCCCAGGAAGTGAACGGTTTTGGGCCCTCTGTGCCCTGTTGCACAGCAGCAATTGGGCCTTCGCCGCCCGTGATCCGGTGCTTCCGCCGCGCACGCTTTGGGATCTGCGCCAACTGCTGGGGGCCCTGGGGGCCGGCACCTTGGCCAGTGGCCTGTTCACGACCGCCACGGTTGCCGATTTGCTGGTGCTCAGCGGCTGCGCGGGGGATGCGCGCCTGCGGCGCTTCTTGGATCTTCAGCTGCGCCTCTATTCCCAGGAGCCCGCCGACCAGACGGCGGCCCTCTACGGGGCCACGGTGTTGGCGATGGCCCAGGAACCGCTTGGGCTTTGGCACCTCCACGGCTCGATGCAGCAGCTCTGCCAGGCCCTTGAGCAGGTCCTGGAGGCCAGGGGGGGGAGCCTGCGCTTGCGCCATCGGCTGAGCCAGATGCGCCCTGGCGGCAGTGGTTGGCAGCTGAGCGGTGAGGGGCCAGGCCAGAAGCCCTTTGCGCTGGAGGCGGCTGATGTGGTCTGTGCGCTGCCACCTCAGACCTTGCCGGCTCTGCTCGGAGCCTCCCTGCCAGCGGCCTATGGCCGTCGCATCGCCGGCTTCCCGGATCCATCGGGTGCCTTGGTGCTCTATGCCGCGGTGGATCGCGATCGCCTGCCCAAGGGACTGGGGCTGCATGCCCAGCTGGATTGGCAGGACCCCGGCAGCGTCTTTCTCTCCTTCAGCGCCGAGGGCGATGGACGGGCCCCGGCGGGGCAGGCGACCTTGATTGCGAGTGTCTTCACCCCGGCTAAGCCTTGGTTTGATCTGCCTGAGCCTGAGTACCAGCGCAAAAAACAGCAGGCGATGGCGGGGATCCAGGCGGCGCTGGAGGCCTTCTTGGGTCTGAGGCTGGAGGACTACCGCCATGCTGAGCTGGCTACCCCGCGGGGGTTTGCGGGCTGGACGGGCCGACCCTTCGGCTTTGTCGGTGGCCTGGGCCAGCACCCGAGCCGCTTTGGTCCCTTTGGCTTGGCCAGCCGGACTCCCCTGGCGGGGCTTTGGCTCTGTGGCGACGCGATCTATCCCGGTGAGGGCACCGCTGGGGTGAGCCTCTCGGCCTTGATGGCCTGCCGCCAGTTACTGCAGAGCAAGGGGCGCTCCCTGGTGCTCAGCAGCTAG
- a CDS encoding M67 family metallopeptidase, giving the protein MTAQAPDQLRVDGHWLMVLERTLNAALPEEGCALLLGKTKGKSLELHRVWPCCNRWEPARERDHRFLLDPREQLLAQRWAREHGLQVIGSAHSHPTSAAIPSQTDRELCFGPTLMLIASGLGNERWRAWWLSGDDDACEPRELPLRQGLAAGDQRLGK; this is encoded by the coding sequence GTGACTGCCCAAGCGCCAGACCAGTTGCGCGTTGATGGTCATTGGCTGATGGTTTTGGAGCGCACCCTCAACGCCGCCCTGCCGGAAGAGGGTTGTGCTCTCCTGCTGGGCAAAACCAAGGGCAAAAGCCTGGAGCTGCATCGGGTTTGGCCCTGCTGCAACCGCTGGGAACCGGCCCGGGAACGGGACCACCGCTTCCTGCTTGATCCCCGCGAGCAGCTGCTCGCGCAGCGCTGGGCCCGGGAGCATGGGCTCCAGGTGATCGGTTCAGCCCACAGCCATCCCACCAGCGCCGCCATCCCGTCCCAAACCGACCGAGAGCTCTGCTTTGGGCCCACCTTGATGCTGATCGCCTCAGGCCTGGGCAACGAGCGCTGGCGGGCCTGGTGGCTGTCCGGGGATGACGACGCCTGCGAGCCCCGTGAATTGCCTTTGCGACAGGGGCTGGCCGCAGGGGACCAGCGTTTGGGAAAGTAG
- a CDS encoding fructosamine kinase family protein yields the protein MPIAACWQRPSLHRVVAIPQAFSDWIEATSGARLLKRSPVGGGCIHSAWRLALADGQELFAKTNRAELLPVLEAEAQGLEALARAIEQGQSSLRVPRPCGLGLAGGEAVLLLNWLELGTPTDPAQAWEALGAGLAQLHRGSLIGHDGRFGWERDNFIGSGPQANRWGETWGAFFAEQRLRPQLSWAADSGHALPGAEALLERVPLWLAKHPVEPSLVHGDLWSGNAALLQGGGGAIFDPAVYRGDREVDLAMAQLFGGFPRSFFNGYEREWPLEAGHQRRVELYNLYHLLNHANLFGGGYWQQSAASITALLREWQ from the coding sequence TTGCCCATCGCGGCATGCTGGCAGCGCCCCTCCCTCCACCGCGTCGTGGCCATCCCGCAGGCGTTCTCAGACTGGATCGAGGCCACCAGCGGGGCCCGGCTGCTGAAGCGCTCACCGGTGGGTGGAGGCTGCATCCACAGCGCCTGGCGGCTGGCCCTGGCCGATGGGCAGGAGCTCTTCGCCAAAACCAACCGCGCCGAACTGCTGCCGGTGCTCGAGGCTGAAGCCCAGGGGCTGGAGGCCCTGGCCAGGGCCATCGAGCAGGGGCAATCGAGCCTGCGCGTTCCGCGGCCCTGCGGCCTGGGCCTCGCCGGCGGCGAAGCCGTGTTGCTGCTGAACTGGCTGGAGCTCGGCACGCCAACGGATCCAGCCCAGGCCTGGGAGGCACTAGGGGCCGGACTGGCCCAGCTGCACCGGGGCAGCCTCATTGGCCATGACGGACGCTTCGGCTGGGAGCGCGACAACTTCATTGGCTCTGGCCCCCAAGCCAACCGCTGGGGAGAGACCTGGGGCGCATTTTTTGCAGAGCAGCGCCTCAGGCCCCAGCTCAGCTGGGCGGCCGACTCAGGACACGCGCTTCCTGGAGCCGAGGCCCTGCTCGAGCGGGTACCGCTCTGGCTCGCGAAGCACCCGGTGGAGCCCTCCCTGGTACACGGCGACCTCTGGAGCGGGAACGCTGCGCTACTTCAGGGCGGCGGCGGCGCCATCTTTGATCCGGCCGTCTACCGCGGGGACCGGGAGGTGGATCTGGCCATGGCCCAGCTCTTCGGCGGTTTCCCCCGCAGCTTCTTCAACGGCTACGAACGGGAATGGCCCCTGGAAGCGGGCCACCAGCGGCGGGTCGAGCTCTACAACCTGTATCACCTGCTCAACCATGCCAATCTCTTTGGCGGTGGCTACTGGCAGCAAAGTGCCGCCAGCATCACCGCGCTCCTTCGCGAGTGGCAATAA
- a CDS encoding CAAD domain-containing protein has translation MTDDSNDLKESATPAAEEAGANFTERYTEVLSKVNETLDKVDWNQMGRIGKGVGVLVIVIVAQVLIKGVLDTINLLPVVPGLLELLGLVVVGQWSWKNLTTSDKRTAVINKVQGLRKEYLG, from the coding sequence ATGACCGACGACAGCAACGATCTGAAGGAATCGGCAACTCCAGCTGCAGAAGAGGCCGGCGCGAATTTCACCGAGCGCTACACCGAGGTGCTCTCCAAGGTCAACGAGACCCTGGACAAGGTGGACTGGAACCAGATGGGCCGCATCGGTAAGGGTGTGGGCGTTCTGGTGATCGTGATCGTCGCCCAGGTCCTGATCAAGGGCGTGCTGGACACCATCAACCTGCTGCCTGTGGTTCCTGGTCTGCTGGAGCTGCTGGGCCTGGTGGTCGTGGGTCAGTGGAGCTGGAAAAACCTCACCACCAGCGACAAGCGCACCGCCGTGATCAACAAGGTCCAGGGTCTGCGCAAGGAATACCTCGGCTGA
- a CDS encoding prephenate/arogenate dehydrogenase has protein sequence MTTHWRERPIGIVGLGLIGGSLGLDLQAQGLEVRALVHRRSTAERAQERGLAQRIDTDPAVLQDCALVILALPLDRLLEPDPSLVASLPADAVITDVGSVKQPIQERWASLHRRFVPSHPMAGTAQAGVEAGLAGLFQGRPWVATPTAETDPEAVTAVRGLAESIGAHWLECSAAAHDQAVALISHMPVLVSAALLQSADSGGTAAPALLRALASSGFADTSRIGGGNPELGTLMARTNRAAVLSALEQYQRQLQQLQSLVEGEQWEALQQELVHCQALRPEFL, from the coding sequence ATGACAACCCACTGGCGAGAGCGACCCATCGGGATCGTGGGCCTGGGGTTGATCGGCGGATCCCTGGGCCTGGATCTGCAAGCCCAGGGACTCGAGGTCCGGGCCTTGGTCCATCGCCGCAGCACCGCCGAGCGGGCCCAGGAGCGGGGGCTGGCCCAGAGGATCGACACCGATCCGGCGGTGTTGCAGGACTGCGCTTTGGTGATCCTGGCCTTGCCCTTGGATCGCCTGCTGGAACCAGACCCCAGCCTGGTGGCGTCCCTGCCGGCCGACGCCGTGATCACGGATGTGGGATCGGTCAAGCAACCGATCCAGGAGCGCTGGGCATCGCTGCACCGGCGCTTCGTGCCGAGCCATCCGATGGCGGGGACGGCCCAAGCCGGGGTGGAGGCGGGCCTGGCCGGCCTCTTTCAAGGGCGCCCCTGGGTTGCCACCCCCACAGCAGAGACCGATCCAGAGGCAGTGACGGCGGTGCGCGGCCTGGCTGAGAGCATCGGCGCCCACTGGCTGGAGTGCTCCGCCGCGGCTCATGACCAGGCCGTGGCCCTGATCTCCCACATGCCGGTCCTCGTCAGTGCCGCGCTGCTGCAGAGCGCCGACAGCGGCGGAACCGCGGCCCCAGCCCTCTTGCGGGCCCTGGCCTCCAGCGGCTTCGCCGACACCAGCCGCATCGGCGGCGGCAATCCCGAACTGGGCACCTTGATGGCGCGCACGAACCGCGCCGCCGTTCTGAGCGCCTTGGAGCAGTACCAACGGCAACTGCAACAGCTGCAGAGCTTGGTGGAGGGAGAGCAGTGGGAGGCCCTGCAGCAGGAGCTGGTGCACTGCCAGGCCCTGCGACCTGAATTCCTCTAG
- the recF gene encoding DNA replication/repair protein RecF, whose translation MRQFRNYGALSLTLEAPRLLVIGRNGEGKSNLLEAVELLGSLRSHRCSSDRDLIQQGERQGLIAADCDGGDRLELELRRQGGRQARRNGKVLERQHELIGPLRCVGFSALDLELVRGEPALRRQWLDRVVLQLEPVYAELLSRYGRLLRQRSQLLRRGFPQAQLEGLLDAFDQQMALIGTRLHRRRLRALRRLEPLAQAWQHRLSDGRELLGLRYCPGSQLEGEEAEAPWRDALAEQLLLQRPQELRLGQCSVGPHRDEVAMELGGQPARRYGSAGQQRTLVLALKLAELELVHQLWGEPPLLLLDDVLAELDPGRQELLLEAVGQGHQCLVSATHLGAFNGGWHQGSQVVTVEAGMVLPGQ comes from the coding sequence CTGCGTCAGTTCCGTAATTACGGAGCGCTGAGCCTCACCCTCGAGGCCCCGCGATTGCTGGTGATTGGCCGCAATGGGGAGGGCAAATCCAACCTGCTGGAGGCAGTCGAGCTGCTCGGCAGTCTTCGCTCCCACCGCTGCAGCAGCGACCGGGATTTGATTCAGCAGGGGGAGCGGCAGGGGTTGATCGCCGCCGACTGTGACGGCGGCGATCGCCTGGAGTTGGAATTGCGCCGGCAGGGGGGGCGGCAGGCCCGCCGGAACGGCAAGGTGCTGGAGCGTCAGCACGAGTTGATTGGTCCCCTGCGCTGCGTCGGTTTCAGCGCCCTGGACCTGGAGCTCGTGCGCGGTGAGCCTGCCCTGCGCCGGCAGTGGCTGGATCGAGTGGTGCTGCAGCTCGAGCCCGTCTATGCCGAGTTGCTCAGTCGCTACGGCCGCCTGCTGCGTCAGCGCTCCCAGCTGCTGCGGCGGGGATTCCCCCAGGCCCAGCTTGAGGGTCTGCTGGATGCCTTTGATCAGCAGATGGCCTTGATCGGAACCCGGCTGCACCGCCGGCGGCTGCGGGCGCTGCGGCGGCTGGAACCCCTGGCCCAGGCTTGGCAGCACCGCCTCAGCGATGGCCGTGAACTCTTGGGTCTGCGCTACTGCCCCGGCAGTCAGCTCGAGGGTGAGGAGGCGGAAGCCCCCTGGCGGGATGCCCTGGCGGAGCAGTTGCTGCTGCAGCGCCCCCAGGAGTTGCGACTGGGCCAGTGCAGCGTCGGCCCCCATCGCGATGAGGTGGCGATGGAGCTGGGCGGCCAGCCGGCCCGCCGCTATGGATCAGCGGGACAGCAGCGCACCCTGGTCCTGGCCTTGAAGCTGGCGGAGCTCGAGCTGGTGCATCAACTCTGGGGCGAGCCACCACTGCTGCTGCTGGATGACGTCTTGGCGGAGCTCGATCCCGGGCGGCAAGAGCTGTTGCTGGAGGCCGTGGGCCAGGGGCATCAGTGCCTGGTGAGCGCGACCCACCTGGGGGCCTTTAACGGCGGTTGGCATCAGGGTTCTCAGGTGGTCACCGTTGAGGCAGGAATGGTGCTCCCTGGCCAGTAA
- the speD gene encoding adenosylmethionine decarboxylase, whose protein sequence is MSQAACLHPNPGWTGAETFSASPQAPSATDMVGKHCILELYNCDADKLDDEAFIRNALTTAAKRAGATLLNLITHHFQPQGVTGLALLAESHISIHTWPESGYAAVDVFTCGDHTMPERACIVLSEELNAGNYKLKSFRRETPEAVADAEREPDLIAA, encoded by the coding sequence ATGAGCCAAGCAGCCTGTCTCCACCCCAACCCGGGATGGACTGGAGCTGAGACCTTCTCCGCTAGCCCCCAAGCACCCAGTGCCACCGACATGGTGGGTAAACACTGCATCCTCGAGCTGTACAACTGCGACGCTGACAAGCTCGACGACGAAGCTTTCATCAGGAACGCCCTCACCACCGCTGCGAAGCGTGCTGGCGCGACCCTGCTCAATCTGATCACCCACCACTTCCAACCTCAGGGTGTGACGGGGCTGGCCCTTCTGGCCGAATCCCATATCTCTATCCATACGTGGCCCGAGTCGGGCTACGCCGCTGTGGACGTGTTCACCTGCGGTGACCACACCATGCCCGAGCGGGCCTGCATCGTGCTGAGCGAAGAGCTCAACGCAGGTAACTACAAGCTCAAGAGCTTCCGCCGCGAGACCCCTGAGGCTGTGGCCGACGCCGAGCGTGAGCCCGATCTGATCGCAGCCTGA
- the moeB gene encoding molybdopterin-synthase adenylyltransferase MoeB gives MLPLDTTGIELSPDEVARFARHLILPEVGMEGQKRLKASSVLCVGTGGLGSPLLLYLAAAGVGRIGIVDFDVVDHSNLQRQVIHGTSWVGKPKIESAKARILEINPHCQVDLYETALSSENALDIVRPYDIVCDGTDNFPTRYLVNDACVLLGKPNVYGSIFRFEGQATVFNLDAESPNYRDLFPEPPPPGMVPSCAEGGVVGVLPGIIGVIQATEAVKIITGIGTTLSGRLLLFDALGMKFRELKLRPNPERPVIDKLIDYQEFCGVGGTAPGQEEAGSVESISVSELKTLLDGDTSGMVLIDVRNPPEAEIAVIPGAELIPLDHIENGTAVERIKQLADGKQLYVHCKLGGRSAKALIALKRHGIEGINVAGGIDAWSQEVDSSVPRY, from the coding sequence ATGCTTCCCCTTGACACCACCGGCATCGAGCTGAGCCCCGATGAGGTGGCCCGTTTTGCGCGCCACCTGATCCTGCCGGAAGTGGGCATGGAGGGACAAAAGCGGCTCAAAGCCTCTTCTGTCCTCTGCGTGGGCACCGGCGGACTGGGCTCCCCTCTGCTCCTTTATCTGGCTGCGGCTGGCGTCGGCCGCATCGGCATCGTCGACTTCGACGTGGTGGATCACTCCAACCTGCAGCGCCAGGTGATCCACGGCACCAGCTGGGTCGGCAAACCCAAGATCGAATCGGCCAAGGCGCGAATCCTCGAGATCAACCCCCACTGCCAGGTCGATCTCTACGAGACGGCCCTCAGCAGCGAGAACGCCCTCGACATCGTTCGCCCCTACGACATCGTCTGCGACGGGACCGACAACTTCCCCACCCGCTACCTGGTGAACGACGCCTGCGTGCTGCTGGGCAAGCCCAACGTCTACGGCTCGATCTTCCGCTTTGAAGGCCAGGCCACGGTGTTCAACCTGGATGCCGAAAGCCCCAACTACCGCGACCTCTTCCCTGAGCCCCCGCCGCCGGGCATGGTTCCCTCCTGCGCCGAAGGCGGCGTGGTGGGCGTTCTGCCCGGAATCATCGGCGTGATCCAGGCCACCGAGGCGGTGAAGATCATCACCGGCATCGGCACCACCCTCAGCGGGCGCCTGCTGTTGTTTGATGCCCTGGGCATGAAGTTCCGGGAGCTCAAGCTGCGCCCCAACCCGGAGCGCCCGGTGATCGACAAGTTGATCGACTACCAGGAGTTCTGCGGGGTCGGCGGTACCGCACCCGGCCAAGAGGAAGCCGGCTCCGTCGAAAGCATCAGCGTCAGCGAACTGAAGACCCTGCTGGATGGGGACACCTCCGGCATGGTGCTGATCGACGTGCGCAACCCGCCCGAAGCGGAGATTGCTGTCATCCCAGGAGCCGAGCTCATTCCCCTCGACCACATCGAGAACGGAACCGCCGTGGAGCGGATCAAGCAGCTGGCCGACGGCAAGCAGCTCTACGTCCACTGCAAGCTCGGGGGCCGCAGCGCCAAGGCCCTGATTGCCCTCAAGCGCCACGGCATTGAAGGCATCAACGTGGCCGGTGGCATCGATGCCTGGAGCCAAGAGGTGGACAGCTCAGTCCCCCGCTACTGA
- a CDS encoding cob(I)yrinic acid a,c-diamide adenosyltransferase: MAPQATSASTSRSTGRGIGIRTAADGSERSRGQVHVYDGEGKGKSQAALGVVLRTIGLGICEQKQTRVLLLRFLKGPGRSYDEDAAIEALQQGFPHLIDQVRTGRGEFFGADEVTRVDVQEAQRGWTIAKGAIASELYSVVVLDELNPVLDLGLLDAEEVVRTLSAKPAGMEVIVTGRGAPRSLVQIADLHSEMRAHRRPDTPAFEEQTGEPVLAGLEGVEVYTGEGKGKSTSALGKALQAIGRGISQDKSHRVLILQWLKGGNGYTEDAAIAALRESYPHLVDHLRSGRDAIVWRGQQQPIDYVEAERAWEIARAAISSGLYKTVILDEINPTVDLELIPVEPIVQTLLRKPAETEVILTGRCKHPPAYFDLASVHSEMVCHKHYAERGVDLKRGVDY, from the coding sequence ATGGCTCCGCAGGCAACCTCTGCCAGCACTAGTCGCAGCACCGGACGCGGCATTGGGATCCGAACCGCCGCCGATGGCAGCGAGCGCAGTCGCGGCCAGGTTCACGTCTACGACGGCGAAGGCAAAGGCAAAAGTCAGGCGGCCCTCGGGGTCGTCCTGCGGACCATTGGCTTGGGCATCTGCGAGCAGAAGCAGACCCGGGTGCTCTTGCTGCGTTTTCTGAAGGGGCCCGGTCGCTCCTACGACGAAGACGCGGCGATCGAAGCGCTGCAGCAGGGTTTCCCCCATCTGATCGACCAGGTCCGCACCGGCCGCGGCGAATTTTTTGGCGCCGATGAGGTCACCCGCGTGGACGTGCAAGAGGCCCAGCGGGGTTGGACCATCGCCAAGGGGGCCATCGCCAGCGAGCTCTATTCGGTGGTGGTGCTCGATGAGCTCAACCCCGTGCTGGATCTCGGCTTGTTGGATGCCGAGGAGGTGGTGCGCACCCTCTCGGCCAAGCCCGCGGGCATGGAGGTGATCGTCACCGGTCGGGGCGCTCCTCGATCCTTGGTACAGATTGCCGACCTCCACTCGGAGATGCGCGCCCACCGGCGCCCCGATACCCCGGCCTTCGAGGAGCAAACCGGTGAGCCGGTCTTGGCGGGCCTCGAGGGGGTTGAGGTCTACACCGGCGAGGGCAAGGGCAAGTCCACCAGTGCCCTGGGCAAGGCCCTGCAGGCCATTGGCCGCGGCATCTCCCAGGACAAAAGCCACAGGGTGTTGATCCTGCAGTGGCTCAAGGGGGGCAACGGCTACACCGAGGACGCGGCGATTGCGGCCCTAAGGGAGAGCTACCCCCATCTGGTGGATCACCTGCGCTCGGGCCGGGACGCCATCGTCTGGCGCGGTCAGCAGCAGCCGATTGATTACGTCGAGGCCGAGCGCGCTTGGGAGATCGCCCGTGCGGCGATCTCCAGTGGTCTCTACAAGACGGTGATCCTCGATGAGATCAACCCCACCGTTGATCTGGAGTTGATTCCGGTGGAGCCGATCGTGCAAACCCTGCTGCGCAAGCCGGCTGAGACTGAAGTGATCCTGACCGGACGCTGTAAGCACCCCCCGGCCTACTTCGATTTGGCCAGCGTCCACTCCGAGATGGTCTGCCACAAGCACTACGCCGAACGTGGGGTGGACCTCAAGCGCGGCGTGGATTACTGA
- a CDS encoding Rho termination factor N-terminal domain-containing protein, with the protein MQEITFAIEAALITGGSLALLTLASRVPAAADQALAAPPAPPKLDHRPSPRTQLEGQTVVQLQQLARARGLSGVSRLRKADLIEELLSA; encoded by the coding sequence ATGCAGGAGATCACCTTTGCCATCGAGGCGGCGCTGATCACCGGCGGCAGCTTGGCGCTGTTGACCCTGGCCTCCCGGGTCCCCGCCGCCGCAGATCAGGCGCTCGCCGCTCCCCCCGCGCCACCGAAGCTTGACCACCGTCCCTCCCCGCGCACCCAGTTGGAGGGCCAGACGGTGGTGCAACTGCAGCAGCTGGCCCGTGCCCGGGGGCTCTCCGGAGTGAGCCGCCTGCGCAAGGCAGATCTGATTGAGGAGTTGCTCAGCGCTTGA